From Leptidea sinapis chromosome 3, ilLepSina1.1, whole genome shotgun sequence, a single genomic window includes:
- the LOC126979630 gene encoding G-protein coupled receptor Mth2-like, whose translation MYTKLLFIFFLIKNINSAIVNKNNTLNKNKYEFETKAELQNDVDFELCGDKRCIYKCCPNNEVLDDQNMCVAYEVNKDFSNIPVYDYYITKIRKRFYDVFNTVPNKIGTDEKFASELYSADFINNNNSIYLEENGVLYIENPNEWIRWITISSEHFCMDYSLINNTLSDEPQFWIDYSAEEPSREIHGDFLIVSLYVSAVFLFLVLLIYAALPQLQNLVGKILMSYVTSYICYFIFIAIVLGNDHSEETCIALSFCTYFSIMAVCCWMNVMSLDIWWTFRGYAKNRQIHRRGETKKFIRYCYYGWGLPLFMASFLMIINAMDMRDVPWFITPHIPSSGCFLRDIQQLFYMYIPMTFFIFINCVFFVMTALKIVEAMKGSEILGSSAARSQKERFLICLKLIVIMGIGWIWEVISFLAPAMDKFALYLDIYNGLIGIFIFFIFVCKRSMYKKLKERYESIRYGRSTPQNSQSAAAHSTSPAIPLHRLEKTSQLNRSQYNF comes from the exons atgtacacgaaactattatttatattttttcttataaaaaatatcaattctGCCATcgtgaataaaaataatacattgaataaaaacaaatatgaaTTTGAGACAAAAGCTGAGCTTCAGAATGATGTTGATTTTGAGTTGTGTGGTGATAAAAGGTGTATTTATAAGTGCTGCCCCAACAACGAAGTTCTTGATGATCAAAATATGTGCGTGGCTTATGAAGTGAATAAGGATTTTTCGAATATACCCGTATATGACTATTACATCACGAAAATACGAAAAAGGTTTTACGACGTGTTTAACACTGTACCCAATAAAATTGGAACTGATGAGAAGTTTGCAAGCGAATTATACTCagctgattttattaataataataattctatttaCTTGGAAGAA AATGGAGTTCTTTACATTGAAAATCCAAATGAATGGATAAGATGGATAACAATATCGAGCGAACATTTTTGCATGGATTATTCATTGATCAATAATACACTGAGTGATGAACCGCAGTTCTGGATAGACTACAGCGCTGAAGAGCCATCTCGTGAAATACACGGAGACTTTCTTATTGTTT CTCTGTATGTATCAGCCGTATTTCTTTTCCTGGTGTTACTTATATACGCTGCACTACCACAGCTTCAGAACTTAGTTGGGAAGATATTGATGTCCTACGTTACAAGCTACATTtgctatttcatttttattgccATAGTACTTGGAAATGATCACTCCGAAGAAACGTGTATCGCGTTGT CTTTCTGCACATATTTCTCGATAATGGCGGTATGTTGTTGGATGAACGTGATGTCACTGGATATTTGGTGGACTTTTAG AGGTTATGCAAAAAATCGTCAGATTCATCGACGTGGAGAAACTAAGAAATTTATTCGGTATTGTTACTATGGATGGGGCCTACCTCTCTTTATGGCTTCATTTCTTATGATCATTAATGCAATGGATATGAGAGATGTACCCTGGTTTATAACACCACACATACCAAGTTCAGGGTGCTTCTTAAGAG ATATACAACAACTATTTTACATGTATATTCCGATGacgtttttcatttttataaattgcgTCTTCTTTGTGATGACCGCTTTGAAAATTGTGGAAGCTATGAAAGGGAGCGAAATATTGGGTAGCTCGGCAGCCCGATCACAAAAGGAAAG atttttgaTCTGCCTCAAACTGATTGTGATTATGGGAATTGGTTGGATTTGGGAAGTGATCAGCTTTCTAGCGCCGGCTATGGATAAGTTCGCTTTATATCTGGATATTTACAACGGACTGATTGGcatatttatattctttatatttgtTTGCAAAAGGAGCAtgtacaagaaactcaaagaaag atatgAAAGCATTCGTTACGGCAGATCTACTCCACAGAATAGCCAAAGCGCTGCTGCTCATAGTACAAGTCCAGCTATACCGTTGCATAGATTAGAAAAAACTTCGCAACTCAATAGATCACAGTATAATTTTTAG